Sequence from the Candidatus Accumulibacter similis genome:
GCGCCAGCTCGCGCTGACGCTGGAGTCGCCGGTGTGGCGAAAGGTACGGGCGCCGGCGCCGTGGCACGCCACGGCGGCCGCGAGCGACGCGCTGGCGGATGCCGGAGCGCCCGATGCCTGAAATCCTCAAGCGCGCCAAGCCACTGGCGGTGAATCCGCTCAAGGCCGGGCAGCCGATCGGCGCCGCCCTGGCCTTCCTCGGGCTGCGGCGGGCGATTCCGATGCTGCACGGCTCGCAGGGCTGTACGGCTTTCGGCAAGGTGTTCCTGGTACGCCATTTCCGCGAACCGATCCCGTTGCAGACGACGGCGATGGATCAGGTGTCGACCATCATGAGCGCCGACGAGAACGTCATCGAGGGCCTGCGCGTGCTCTGCGAGAAGAGTCGGCCGGAGATCATCGGCCTGCCGACGACCGGTCTCTCGGAGACGCAGGGCTGCGACGTGGCACGCCTGGTGCGCGAGTTCCGCCGCCGGCATCCGGAGTTTGCGAGCACCGCCGTGGTACCGGTGAACACGCCGGACTACCGTGGCTGCCTCGAGTCCGGCTTTGCCCTCGCCGTCGAGGCGATCATCGACACGCTGCTTCCCGCCGGCCCCGGGCCAGCACTGGCTGCGGGCGACAGCAGGCAGGTCAACGTCCTCGCGTCGTCGATGCTGACGCCGGGCGACGTCGAAGCGATCAAGGAATGGATCGAGGCCTTCGGTCTGCAGCCGGTGTTCCTGCCCGACCTCGGCGATTCACTCGACGGTCATCTGATCGATCAGGACAGTACGCCGCTGACGCTGGGCGGGACGCCGAAAGCCGCCATCGCGACGCTCGGTGGAGCTGCCGCCACCGTCGTCATTGGTCGTTCGCTGCACAAGGCGGCCGACCTGCTGCGCGCCCGCAGTGGCGTACCGGATTGCCGTTTCGATCATCTGCTCGGGCTCGACGCCTGCGATGCCTTCACCCTGGCACTTTCTGAAATCTCGGGCCAGCCGGTCCCTCCGGTGATCGAGCGCCAACGCGCGCAACTGCAGGACGCGATGGTCGACACCCATTTCATGACCGGCTTCCTGCGCATCGGCATCGCCGCTGACCCCGATCTGCTGCTGGCGCTGGCGCAGTTTCTCGCTGGCGTCGGCGGTGAGATCGTCGCCGCTGTCGCGTCCACGCATGCCGACGTACTCGCCGATCTGCCGGCAGCCTGCGTGCGCATCGGCGATCTCGAGGACCTGGAACATGCCGCACGGGCGCAGCGCGCCCAGCTCGTCGTCGCCAACTCGCACGCCGCGCCCGGCGCGCAACGCCTGCAGGTACCTCTGTTGCGCGCCGGCTTCCCCCAGTATGACTGGGTCGGTGGCCATGCACGGGCGTGGGTCGGCTATCGCGGCGCCCGGCAGGCCCTGTTCGATATCGCCAACCTCGTCCGCGAGAACCACCATGAGCTTCCGGTCCACCGATCGATCTACCGTGTCGGCGACGTCGACGCGCTGGCGCGGGCGCCGTCTGGCGCTGGCCTCGTCCACCACTAGCGAGACGCCGGACATGCTCAGGGTAGCCTTCGCCAGCAGCGATCGCAGCACGGTGAACCAGCACTTCGGCGCCGCCGAGGGCTTTGCCGTCTATGCGGTGGACGGTGAGCGGGCGCGACTGGTCGAGATTGTCGAGTTTCCGCCGGCTGCCCTGGATGCCAACGAAGCCAGACTGCCGGCACGGGTTGCTGCCCTGGCAGGTTGCGGCGCCGTCTACTGCCTGGCCGCCGGCGCTTCGGCGGTGAAGCAGCTGCTCGCCGCTGGCGTGCAACCAGTACGGCTCGACGACGAGACGGGAATCGACCTCCTCTTGCGGCAACTCAGCCGGGCGATCCGCGCCGGCGGCATCGACTGGGTCGACAGGGCGAGGCGCCGCCGCGACGGCGACGACACCCGCTTCGATCGCATGCTCGACGAAGGCTGGGAGGAATGATGGCGGACCTTCTGGAAGCCCGCGGCCGGCTGGTCGCGCTGCACGGCGACTCAGCCGACGTACGCATGGCCGTTGCTTCGAGCTGTCAGGGCTGCCGGGCACGCCCCGTCTGCGCTGACGGTGGCGGGCGAATCATCCGCATCGTCGCACCGCCGAACGCCTCGGTCGGCGACCCGGTGCTCCTCGAACTGGATCAAGCGAATTTCGCGCTCGGGGTGGCGATCGGCTATCTCCTCCCGGCCCTGCTGCTGCTGCTCGGCGCAGCCGTGTCGTCCTTCGCCGGCGACGCCGCCGCCGCGCTCGGTGCCGCCATCGGCCTGGTCACCGGCCTGTTGCTGGTCCGACTGCTGCACCGCCGGCTGCTTGCCGATCGCCTGCAGCCAACCGCTTCCGTCACCTGTCCAAGCCAGCCTTTTCCCGGAGAATGCCCATGAGCACCGGTGTTGCCCTCGTATCCGGCATCGAGCCCGCTGATTCGCCAATCTATGCCACCGAATTCA
This genomic interval carries:
- the nifN gene encoding nitrogenase iron-molybdenum cofactor biosynthesis protein NifN, whose translation is MPEILKRAKPLAVNPLKAGQPIGAALAFLGLRRAIPMLHGSQGCTAFGKVFLVRHFREPIPLQTTAMDQVSTIMSADENVIEGLRVLCEKSRPEIIGLPTTGLSETQGCDVARLVREFRRRHPEFASTAVVPVNTPDYRGCLESGFALAVEAIIDTLLPAGPGPALAAGDSRQVNVLASSMLTPGDVEAIKEWIEAFGLQPVFLPDLGDSLDGHLIDQDSTPLTLGGTPKAAIATLGGAAATVVIGRSLHKAADLLRARSGVPDCRFDHLLGLDACDAFTLALSEISGQPVPPVIERQRAQLQDAMVDTHFMTGFLRIGIAADPDLLLALAQFLAGVGGEIVAAVASTHADVLADLPAACVRIGDLEDLEHAARAQRAQLVVANSHAAPGAQRLQVPLLRAGFPQYDWVGGHARAWVGYRGARQALFDIANLVRENHHELPVHRSIYRVGDVDALARAPSGAGLVHH
- a CDS encoding nitrogen fixation protein NifX; the encoded protein is MLRVAFASSDRSTVNQHFGAAEGFAVYAVDGERARLVEIVEFPPAALDANEARLPARVAALAGCGAVYCLAAGASAVKQLLAAGVQPVRLDDETGIDLLLRQLSRAIRAGGIDWVDRARRRRDGDDTRFDRMLDEGWEE
- a CDS encoding SoxR reducing system RseC family protein — protein: MMADLLEARGRLVALHGDSADVRMAVASSCQGCRARPVCADGGGRIIRIVAPPNASVGDPVLLELDQANFALGVAIGYLLPALLLLLGAAVSSFAGDAAAALGAAIGLVTGLLLVRLLHRRLLADRLQPTASVTCPSQPFPGECP